GCGCAGATCGAGGAGTACGGCATAGCAGAGTTCAACGCCCTGTGTCGCGCGGACGTGTTCAGCAACATCCAGGACTGGACGTTGATGACAGAGCGCATCGGCTTCTGGATCGACATGGACGACCCGTACATCACGTACACGAACGAGTACATCGAGTCGTGTTGGTGGATCCTGAAGGACCTCTTCGACCGCGGCCTGCTGGTCGAGGATTACAAGACCACCTGGCATAGCCCCAGCTCGAACACCACGCTCGCGTCTCACGAGGTGGCGCTCGGGTACCGCGAGGACGTCGAGGACCCCTCCGTCTACCCGAAGTTCCCGGCCGTGCTGCCGGACCTGGTCGAGCGCGGCGTCGTGCCTGACGCCGCGCGCCCCGTCTACTTCCTGGCGTGGACGACCACCCCCTGGACGCTGGCCGCCAACACTGGCCTGGCGGTGCTGGGCGACGCCACCTACGCGCTGGTGGAGGCGCCGGCTCGCCACGACGCGCCCGGCGGCGACCGCGACCTCTACCTGGTGGCGGCCGCGCTCGTCGACGCCGTCTTCCCGGACGGGGCGCCGCGCGTCCTGGCGACGGTGCAGGGCGCCGCGCTCGTGGGGGCGCGCTACCGGCCGCTCCTCGTGGGGCGCCCGGCCGAGGGCGCCGACCCGGCCGCCGGCCACCGCGTGGTGGCCGACGACTTCGTCAGCCTCGACGACGGCACCGGCATCGTGCACGTCGCGCCCGCCTACGGCGACCTCGACGTCGGCCGCGCCCACGGGCTCCCGACCGTGTTCTCGGTCGACTTGACCGGCAGGGTGATGCCCGAGGTCAGGCTGGTGGGGTCGGACGCCACGGGCGCCGGACCGTACGCCGGCACCTGGTTCAAGGACGCCGACGCGGCCATCACGCGCGACCTCGACGCGGCCGGGCTGATGTTCCGTTCCGGCACGCTCCTGCACGCCTACCCCATGAACTGGCGCGACGACCTCCCCCTCATGAACGTCGCCAAGCGCAGCTGGTACATCCGCACCACCGCCGTGAAGGACCTTCTCCTGGCCAACAACGACAGGGTCGGCTGGCACCCCGACCACGTCCGCACGGGCCGTTTCGGGAAGTGGCTGGAGAACAACATCGACTGGGCGCTGAGCCGCGAGCGGTACTGGGGCGCCCCGCTGCCGATCTGGGAGAACCCCGACGGCAGCCGCAAGGTCTGCGTCGGCACGGTGGCGGAACTGGAGCGACTCACGGGTCGCGACCTGAAGGGGCTCGACCTGCACCGGCCGTTCGTCGACGAGGTCACGTTCGAGCTGGACGGCGAGCTCTACCGGCGGGTGCCGTACACGGTGGACGTCTGGTTCGAATCCGGGGCCATGCCGTACGCGCAGTGGCACTACCTCGGCGACGCCTCCACCGACGCGGCGAAGCGCGACCTCGCCCAGCACTTCCCCGCCGACTACATCTGCGAGGCCATCGACCAGACGCGCGGCTGGTTCTACTCGCTGCACGCCCTCGCCACGCTCCTCACCGACCCGGGCGACGCCGCCACAGGTCGCGCTCCCGGCCCCCTCGCCCACCTGAGCCCGCCGACGTCCGCCTTCAAGAACCTGAACGTGCTCGGTCACATCGTGGACGAGAAGGGCGAGAAGATGTCGAAGTCGCGCGGCAACGCCGTCGACCCGTGGGCGGTGCTCGACGCGCAGGGCGCGGACGCCCTCCGCTGGTACCTCTACTCCGCCTCGCCGCCCGAGGCGACGAAGCGCTTCAGCGCCGGCCTCGTCGAGGAGACGCTCCGCGACTTCTTCATGACGCTCTGGAACGTCTACGGCTTCTTCGTGCTGTACGCCAACCTAGAGCTGCCCGACCTGGCCGCCGCCCCGACGGCCGACGAGCGGCCGCTCGTCGACAGGTGGCTCCTAGCGCGGCTCAACGCCGTCACGAAGGCGGTCACGGAGGCCCTCGAGGACTTCGACCCGACCACCGCCAGCCGCGCCATCCGCGACTTCGTCGTCGACGAGGTGAGCAACTGGTACGTGCGCCGCAACCGCCGCCGCTTCTGGCGCGCTGGCGCACCGGGCGCCGATGGGGCGCGCACCCTCGACCCCGACGCGCTCGCGGCCTACGCGACGCTGCACGAGGCGCTCGTCACGGTAGCCAAGCTCATGGCCCCGATGGCGCCCTTCACCAGCGAGGCGCTGTACCAGAACCTCGTGCTGAAGGTCGACCCAACGGCGCCCGACAGCGTGCACCTCGCGGCGTGGCCGACGTGGACGACCGCGGCGGGTGACGACGCCCTGAGCCGCGACATGCGGGCGCTCATGCGCCTAGTCGAGCTCGGTCGCGCCGCGCGCGCCGCCTCAGGGGTCAAGCTGCGGCAGCCGCTGCCCGAGGTGCTGGTGCGCCTCCGCAGCGAGGAGGAGCTGGCCGGCGTGCGCGCCCTGGCGGATCAGCTGCAGGACGAACTCAACGTCAAGGCCGTGCGCTTCCTGGCGGTGACCGACGACTTCGTCGATTACACGGTGAAACCGAACCTACCGCGCGTCGGCAAGCGCCTCGGCAAGCTCGTGCCGCGCCTGCGGGCGGCGCTCGCCGCGGGCGACGGGCGCGCCATCGCCGCCGACGTGCGCGCCGCGCGCGCCACCCGCATCGACCTCGGCGACGAGGTGGTGGAGCTGGAACCCGAGGACCTCCTCCTCGACGCGCGCAGCCCGGAGGGGTACGAGGCGCAGGCCGAGCAGGGCTACCTGGTGGCGCTCGACACCCGCGTGACGCCGCCCCTGCGCCGTGAAGGCTTGGCGCGCGACGTCGTGCGGCTGGTCCAGAACGGCCGCAAGGCGGCCGGACTCGACGTGGCGGACCGCATCCGCCTCACCGTCACGGGCAGCGGCGAGCTGGGCGAGGCGCTGAGCGAGCACGCCGCCACGCTGGCGCGAGAGGTCCTGGCCACGTCCCTCACGCTCGCCGAGCCTCCCGCCGGCGCCCACGTGGAGGAGCACGAGCTGGAGGGCGAGCGACTGCGGTTCGGCATCGAGCGCGCCTGACCAATGCGCGCCGCCGGTTAACACGCGGGGACCTTCGGCCTCGGCACGGCGACGAGGCTGCGGTACAATCGACGTCAGGCGCGGCGCCACCTCCCAAGGGTGGCGCCGACACACGCCCGAACGGGGCGCCGCGGCCGAGGCCGCGACTGCGCCCCACAGCGGGCGGCGGAAGGCAGTGATCACATGAAGATCGGCATCAACGGGTTCGGGCGCATCGGTCGCCAGATCTACCGCATCGCTCACGGCCGCGGCCTCGACGTCGCGATCGTCAACGACCTGACCGACACGGCCACCCTGGCCCACCTGCTCAAGTACGACTCGAACTACGGCCGCTTCCCCGGCGAGGTGGGTCACGACGAGACCAACCTGCTCGTCGACGGGCAGAAGGTCGCCGTCACGGCGCACCGCGACCCGGCCGAGATCCCCTGGGCGGCGCACGGCGTCGACATCGTGGTGGAATCGACCGGCATCTTCACCAAGCGGGCCCAGGCGGCCGTCCACCTGACGGGCGGGGCCAAGAAGGTGTTGATCAGCGCCCCCAGCCCCGACTCGGACTTCGACATCATGCTCGGGGTGAACGAGGAGGGTTACGACCCCGTCAAGCACGAGGTGGTCTCTAACGCCTCCTGCACGACCAACTCCCTGGCGGGCGTCATGAAGGTGCTCGACGAGGTGTTCGGGGTGGAGCAGGCGCTCATGACGACCATCCACTCCTACACGAACGACCAGCGCATCCTCGACGCCCCCCA
This genomic stretch from Trueperaceae bacterium harbors:
- a CDS encoding isoleucine--tRNA ligase: MFDEVRSDVDFPALEGRIAALWRERDVFRRSVARPAPRGDWVFYEGPPTANGKPGVHHVIARAFKDLFPRFKTMQGHRVSRKGGWDTHGLPVEIAIEKRLGFTNKAQIEEYGIAEFNALCRADVFSNIQDWTLMTERIGFWIDMDDPYITYTNEYIESCWWILKDLFDRGLLVEDYKTTWHSPSSNTTLASHEVALGYREDVEDPSVYPKFPAVLPDLVERGVVPDAARPVYFLAWTTTPWTLAANTGLAVLGDATYALVEAPARHDAPGGDRDLYLVAAALVDAVFPDGAPRVLATVQGAALVGARYRPLLVGRPAEGADPAAGHRVVADDFVSLDDGTGIVHVAPAYGDLDVGRAHGLPTVFSVDLTGRVMPEVRLVGSDATGAGPYAGTWFKDADAAITRDLDAAGLMFRSGTLLHAYPMNWRDDLPLMNVAKRSWYIRTTAVKDLLLANNDRVGWHPDHVRTGRFGKWLENNIDWALSRERYWGAPLPIWENPDGSRKVCVGTVAELERLTGRDLKGLDLHRPFVDEVTFELDGELYRRVPYTVDVWFESGAMPYAQWHYLGDASTDAAKRDLAQHFPADYICEAIDQTRGWFYSLHALATLLTDPGDAATGRAPGPLAHLSPPTSAFKNLNVLGHIVDEKGEKMSKSRGNAVDPWAVLDAQGADALRWYLYSASPPEATKRFSAGLVEETLRDFFMTLWNVYGFFVLYANLELPDLAAAPTADERPLVDRWLLARLNAVTKAVTEALEDFDPTTASRAIRDFVVDEVSNWYVRRNRRRFWRAGAPGADGARTLDPDALAAYATLHEALVTVAKLMAPMAPFTSEALYQNLVLKVDPTAPDSVHLAAWPTWTTAAGDDALSRDMRALMRLVELGRAARAASGVKLRQPLPEVLVRLRSEEELAGVRALADQLQDELNVKAVRFLAVTDDFVDYTVKPNLPRVGKRLGKLVPRLRAALAAGDGRAIAADVRAARATRIDLGDEVVELEPEDLLLDARSPEGYEAQAEQGYLVALDTRVTPPLRREGLARDVVRLVQNGRKAAGLDVADRIRLTVTGSGELGEALSEHAATLAREVLATSLTLAEPPAGAHVEEHELEGERLRFGIERA
- the gap gene encoding type I glyceraldehyde-3-phosphate dehydrogenase gives rise to the protein MKIGINGFGRIGRQIYRIAHGRGLDVAIVNDLTDTATLAHLLKYDSNYGRFPGEVGHDETNLLVDGQKVAVTAHRDPAEIPWAAHGVDIVVESTGIFTKRAQAAVHLTGGAKKVLISAPSPDSDFDIMLGVNEEGYDPVKHEVVSNASCTTNSLAGVMKVLDEVFGVEQALMTTIHSYTNDQRILDAPHKDLRRARNAATNIIPTSTGAAKAVAKVLPQYKGIFDGSSLRVPTATGSISDVTALLKREASVDEVNGALAAAAAGPLAGIVRYTTDPIVSADIVGDPHSGIVDSLLTKCQGRLVKVFVWYDNEWGYSNRMVDVLQLMGKGF